A region of Drosophila suzukii chromosome 2L, CBGP_Dsuzu_IsoJpt1.0, whole genome shotgun sequence DNA encodes the following proteins:
- the LOC108017847 gene encoding uncharacterized protein, giving the protein MSVLRALLLLALSATVALAQRRLALPDPRSCANRVRHASYRDARGVSHSYFFSWEHAPTRSLEVDWLDARNICRRHCMDAVSLETPQENDFVKQRISRGNVRYIWTSGRKCNFAGCDRPDLQPPNENGWFWSGSGAKIGPTSQRNTGDWSATGGYQQPQPDNREAAQGNDESCLSILNNFYNDGIKWHDVACHHIKPFVCEDSDELLNFVRSRNPNVRL; this is encoded by the coding sequence ATGTCTGTGCTGCGAGCACTCCTTCTGCTGGCCCTGAGTGCCACCGTGGCGCTGGCCCAGCGTCGTCTGGCCCTTCCCGATCCAAGGAGCTGTGCCAACCGGGTGCGCCATGCCAGCTATCGAGATGCCCGGGGCGTGTCCCACTCGTACTTCTTCAGCTGGGAGCATGCTCCCACTCGCAGTCTGGAGGTGGATTGGCTGGATGCAAGGAACATCTGCCGTCGGCACTGCATGGACGCCGTTTCCCTGGAGACGCCGCAGGAGAATGACTTTGTAAAGCAGCGGATCTCCCGGGGCAATGTGCGATACATCTGGACCTCGGGCAGGAAATGCAACTTCGCCGGCTGCGACAGGCCCGATCTGCAGCCCCCCAACGAGAACGGATGGTTCTGGTCGGGATCGGGGGCCAAGATTGGACCCACCTCGCAGAGGAACACCGGCGACTGGTCGGCAACGGGTGGATACCAGCAGCCGCAGCCCGACAATCGGGAGGCCGCCCAGGGCAACGACGAGAGCTGCCTGTCCATACTGAACAACTTCTACAACGATGGCATCAAGTGGCACGACGTGGCCTGCCACCACATCAAGCCATTCGTGTGCGAGGACTCTGACGAGCTGCTGAACTTCGTCCGCTCCCGGAATCCCAATGTCCGCTTGTAA
- the LOC108017837 gene encoding uncharacterized protein gives MEQIFAFPSHGMGLGLVQMPLQNTVPTAAEYSLNPNAVEFVPSYRQRSELPSTETKTEATSTTTLLHPEIVGDAVNRVDNGFQVKRQLFDLLSQLGDEQMPLDEISVGLLPRGQGLTMTFTTKQADQQLQPPDPMSSIIHERQSLQLAVGDQQKLASRPESVLVAQFLIRVNDILSEKYEYSGDVSVCPKCTLCSNRSYTELEIEHQIEGIKAFEKFFTFTESTRYQDLVSHKAFKELCHKLGLIVSRDQIHINRADSRVSTVVPPPTAQSSSVTVCMSNNEMEPGVEADAYAGDDESQMHGSDLTPRGCPGPSIPTEYVRGKLYRYEDSEGSQLVNQLNEAHQSTEPMMIDDFHLDVSPTTPAQSIMSTSVPSTFPRVYKSAKAKCSARGAGSSGLHCGSQLPRSSVFGRSLMQSVQNTPSTLQKLQTTTVGGHIQPGSTGQRKLQMEPSLHGAVRKLNRLNSAKSGCVHQQSGNMSAVQTGRVSRPGKATNSVQKQQSNHTCKAGKSTASNRMGTPTPKQPHGTAQRMIPRSTNASMMRQTEVKRRMSLMRGDSDADLLYNEYLFK, from the exons ATGGAGCAGATCTTCGCATTCCCGTCCCATGGGATGGGTCTGGGTTTGGTCCAGATGCCGCTTCAGAACACGGTTCCGACTGCTGCGGAATACTCCCTCAACCCGAACGCGGTGGAGTTCGTGCCCTCGTATCGCCAGAGATCGGAGTTACCAAGTACCGAGACCAAAACGGAGGCGACCTCCACAACCACATTGCTTCATCCCGAAATCGTTGGGGATGCCGTGAATCGTGTGGATAATGGATTCCAAGTAAAGCGCCAGCTCTTTGATTTACTCAGCCAACTGGGAGATGAACAAATGCCCCTGGACGAGATCTCAGTGGGTTTGTTACCACGTGGCCAGGGTCTCACCATGACTTTCACCACAAAACAGGCGGACCAGCAGCTACAGCCTCCGGATCCAATGAGTTCGATCATCCATGAGCGCCAGAGCCTTCAGCTGGCTGTGGGCGATCAGCAAAAGCTGGCCAGCCGACCGGAAAGCGTCCTGGTGGCCCAGTTTCTAATCCGAGTTAACGATATTCTCAGCGAGAAGTATGAATACAGCGGAGATGTATCCGTCTGTCCCAAGTGCACTCTATGCTCCAATCGTAGCTACACTGAGCTGGAAATCGAGCACCAGATCGAAGGCATTAAGGCCTTCGAGAAGTTCTTCACCTTCACAGAATCAACGCGCTACCAGGACTTGGTTTCCCACAAGGCCTTCAAAGAACTTTGCCACAAGCTTGGCTTGATCGTTAGCCGTGATCAGATACACATTAATCGAGCTGATAGTAGGGTGAGTACAGTGGTCCCTCCACCCACGGCACAGTCTTCCAGTGTCACCGTTTGCATGTCCAATAACGAGATGGAACCAGGTGTGGAGGCAGATGCTTATGCCGGAGATGACGAGTCCCAGATGCACGGCAGTGATCTGACACCTAGAGGATGTCCAGGTCCGTCTATTCCAACGGAATATGTGAGAGGGAAGCTTTACAG ATATGAAGATTCCGAGGGATCGCAGCTGGTCAACCAGCTAAATGAGGCTCACCAAAGTACCGAGCCCATGATGATCGATGACTTCCATTTGGATGTGTCACCAACAACGCCGGCCCAATCTATAATGTCCACCAGTGTGCCTTCCACCTTTCCTCGGGTGTACAAATCGGCAAAGGCCAAATGCTCGGCTCGAGGGGCAGGATCTAGTGGCCTCCACTGCGGTTCTCAGTTACCCAGGAGTTCTGTTTTTGGCCGTTCATTGATGCAGTCGGTACAGAACACGCCCTCAACCTTGCAGAAACTTCAGACCACGACGGTTGGTGGCCATATTCAGCCCGGATCTACTGGCCAACGAAAGCTCCAAATGGAACCGTCCCTACACGGTGCAGTCCGCAAGCTAAATCGCTTGAATTCGGCGAAATCAGGATGCGTTCACCAGCAGTCGGGCAATATGTCAGCAGTTCAGACAGGTCGCGTGAGCAGGCCAGGAAAAGCTACTAACTCAGTACAGAAACAGCAGTCAAATCATAC TTGCAAGGCGGGCAAAAGTACCGCGAGCAACAGGATGGGCACCCCCACTCCTAAGCAACCCCATGGCACCGCGCAGCGAATGATCCCAAGAAGCACCAACGCTTCCATGATGCGTCAAACAGAGGTTAAGCGG CGCATGAGCCTGATGCGCGGTGACAGCGATGCGGATCTGCTCTATAATGAATATCTCTTCAAATGA